The Gordonia iterans DNA window GCGCGTTGTGGGGAATCAGCGCATTTCGCTTGTATCCGCGTCTCGATGGCGTAGCAGTGACGCCTGGAGCATGGCCGACGAATATCACTCATCCGCGCCTGATGGCTGTGCCGATGTCGACAACTCCGATTTCGTTGGCGAAGATCCGTCGGATTGTCAGATCGAAGTCGTTCTCTGACGCGGTATTCGGCGAACGAACAACGGACGGAGCTTGGAGCATTCTCCTGTCCGCCGCCCGGTACGAGCTTCGGCGTTCGGGGCTGCGCGGCGCCGTCGTTTTTCCGATCAGGAAGGGTGGCAGCAGTTCGGCACCCGAAAGGCAAGTTCTCACCGGCGTCTTCGAGCCCTTCTAAAGGTGAACATGGACGGCGAGAACTGAGATGGACATGGACGGCGGGAATCGAACGGAACTGCCGATCAGCCTCGTCGTGCACACGGTGTTCTGTGAGCGTCGTGCCTGGCTGGAAGCGGTCGGGGAGCGGGTCGACAGCGCGCAGATCGAGGCTGGCCTCGTTGCTCATGCTCGAGTCGATTCGCCGCGTGTGTCCCCGATCGAGTCCACATCGATGGATATTGATCACTCTGACCTGGGCATCGTGGGCAAGTGTGACGTAGTAAGGCACTTACCCGGTCGGGTTTCGATCGTCGAGTACAAGGCGACGCCGACTCGTCGTGTTCCGGAAGTAACGGCATCCAACATCGTTCAGTTGGCCCTCCAGCGATTGTGTCTGGAGTCCGGCGGAGTCGTCATCGAGTCGCAGGAGGTGTATTTCACGAATCATCGCCGGAGCGTGTCCGTTGATCTCACAGAGTCCGACTTCGACGAGGCGCGGAAGTGGGTCGATATGACTCGTGAGATCGTCGACCGTCAGACCGCTCCACCGCCGCTGGTTGACGATCCGCGTTGTCGCTTTTGTTCTCACGTGAGCGTGTGCCTGCCCGATGAACACCATCGAAACGAGCTCAATCATGTTCGGCGTGTAGCGGTCAGCAACCCCGGTGGTGAGGTTCTGCATTTGACCACCGCTGGGAGTCGGGCGTCGCTGAAGTCGGGGCGTGTAGTGATTCAGAAGGCTCGTGAGGAAGTCGCCTCACTACCGGTCGAACGGGTCGTCGGACTGGTAGTGCATGGGAACGTCGACGTCTCGTCGGCGCTGATTCGTGAAATGCTGTGGCGCGGTTACGGGATCGTGTGGTGCTCGTCCAACGGTAGGGTCGTCGGACACGCGCGATCCGCGCGGACCCCCAATGGTCTGCCGCGTCTGCAGCAACATGTACGTTCCTCCGTCGGAGACATTTTCATTGCCAGGGAGATGATCGCGCCAAAGGTTGCAAATCAGGCGACACAGCTCAGGAGGTCTTCGCGTGCTGACGTTATCGAGATAGTTCGGAAGATGCGAGAAATAAGCCGGAATATAGACCAGGCGCAGAGCGTCTCCCAAATCGTTGGGTTGGAGGGTGAGGCTGCGGCATTGTATTTCCGAGAATTCGGAAGCTGTATCGCGAACGGGGCTGATCCGCTGTTCGTCGACGGCTTCGATGGTCGTGCCGGGCGAAGAGCACGTGATCCGCTGAACGCAGCTTTCAACTACGCCTACGGGTTGCTGGCCGCCGAGTGTGTCCGAGCTCTGCATGCGTGCGGTCTCGACCCTCACGCGGGCTTTGTTCACTCGGCAGTGCGGAACAAACCAGCGCTGGCTCTCGACCTCATGGAGCAGTTCCGGCCGATCATCGCCGACTCTGTAGTTCTCTCGGTGATCAATAACGGGCAACTGACGACAGTCGACTTTCATTCGCTTCTCGGCGCGATGCGCTTGTCGACTACCGGGCGAAAGGCGATCACAAAAGAGTACGAGCGCCGAGTTTCACAGGAATTCACTCACCCTGTGTACAAGTACAAGGTGAGCTGGCGTCGTGCGATCGAGGTGCAGGCACGGATGCTGCTTGGTGTTCTCGACGGCACCGGCCACCACTACGTGGGCATCCGGACCCGATGACTGCTCGGCTGTCACGGTTATTGGTCGCTTACGATATCGTCGACGACCGGAGGCGGACGCGACTTGCTAATATCCTTCAGTCCTTTGGTGATCGGATCCAGTTCAGTGTGTTCCTGGTTGATGTTACCGATGCACAAGAAGTCAGGATGCGTGCCAAGGTGAATGCAGAAATTGATGGCCGAGTTGATTCGGTTCTGTTCTGCAGACTTGGACCCACGGCGACGACAGGAAGCACGTCCATCACTTACTTGGGCTGTCGCCGGACTACTACCGACGACACAGACTTCGTCGTATAATTTCCGGCTTCGGATGGGGAGTCAGGTCAGCGCTCCGGCAAGGTCGTGGCGCTGGGCTTGACCTACTCCTGTCGCGCCTCAACGAAGGTCGACGACCGAAGTCGTCGACGGGACCCGACGATCTAGAAGCTGGCACCCTGGCGTGGGGCAAGCCTCAACGAAGGTCGACGACCGAAGTCGTCGACGGCACCAGCCGACATAGCGCGCTTCACAAGGCGCACCGTAAGCCTCAACGAAGGTCGACGACCGAAGTCGTCGACGGCCCACGTCTCCCCCACCACAGGTTTTTCGCTAAAGGGAGGCCTCAACGAAGGTCGACGACCGAAGTCGTCGACGGGACGCCATCAGATCGGAGACGTCCTCCCACGAGGCCTCAACGAAGGTCGACGACCGAAGTCGTCGACGGTCCTCGTACTTGCGTTTCCGCTCGGCCTGCAACTTCTCGCCTCAACGAAGGTCGACGACCGAAGTCGTCGACGGGCGCTGGAAAGTCCGCAGCGTGACGCCCTCCTCGAAGCCTCAACGAAGGTCGACGACCGAAGTCGTCGACGGGTCGGTGCAGCCGGCGATCTCGC harbors:
- the cas1 gene encoding CRISPR-associated endonuclease Cas1, which codes for MDMDGGNRTELPISLVVHTVFCERRAWLEAVGERVDSAQIEAGLVAHARVDSPRVSPIESTSMDIDHSDLGIVGKCDVVRHLPGRVSIVEYKATPTRRVPEVTASNIVQLALQRLCLESGGVVIESQEVYFTNHRRSVSVDLTESDFDEARKWVDMTREIVDRQTAPPPLVDDPRCRFCSHVSVCLPDEHHRNELNHVRRVAVSNPGGEVLHLTTAGSRASLKSGRVVIQKAREEVASLPVERVVGLVVHGNVDVSSALIREMLWRGYGIVWCSSNGRVVGHARSARTPNGLPRLQQHVRSSVGDIFIAREMIAPKVANQATQLRRSSRADVIEIVRKMREISRNIDQAQSVSQIVGLEGEAAALYFREFGSCIANGADPLFVDGFDGRAGRRARDPLNAAFNYAYGLLAAECVRALHACGLDPHAGFVHSAVRNKPALALDLMEQFRPIIADSVVLSVINNGQLTTVDFHSLLGAMRLSTTGRKAITKEYERRVSQEFTHPVYKYKVSWRRAIEVQARMLLGVLDGTGHHYVGIRTR
- the cas2 gene encoding CRISPR-associated endonuclease Cas2, encoding MTARLSRLLVAYDIVDDRRRTRLANILQSFGDRIQFSVFLVDVTDAQEVRMRAKVNAEIDGRVDSVLFCRLGPTATTGSTSITYLGCRRTTTDDTDFVV